In a single window of the Callithrix jacchus isolate 240 chromosome 1, calJac240_pri, whole genome shotgun sequence genome:
- the BRD3OS gene encoding uncharacterized protein BRD3OS, translated as MSGRAPLAEKALSEGYARLRYRDTAVLIWQQQQQKLESVPPGTYLSRSRSMWYSQYGNEAILVRDKNKLEVSRDTGQSKFCTIM; from the coding sequence ATGAGTGGCCGCGCCCCCCTAGCGGAGAAGGCCTTGTCTGAAGGCTACGCCCGCCTCCGGTACAGGGACACCGCCGTGCTCatctggcagcagcagcagcagaagttGGAGTCGGTGCCGCCCGGGACATACCTGAGCAGGAGCCGGAGCATGTGGTACTCACAGTATGGAAATGAGGCCATCTTGGTCCGAGACAAAAACAAGCTCGAGGTCTCTAGGGACACAGGGCAGTCCAAGTTTTGCACAATTATGTGA
- the BRD3 gene encoding bromodomain-containing protein 3 isoform X1, with protein sequence MSTTTTVTPAGIPAVPGPVNPPPPEVSNPSKPGRKTNQLQYMQNVVVKTLWKHQFAWPFYQPVDAIKLNLPDYHKIIKNPMDMGTIKKRLENNYYWSASECMQDFNTMFTNCYIYNKPTDDIVLMAQALEKIFLQKVAQMPQEEVELLPPAPKGKGRKPAAGAQSTGTQQVAAVSSVSPATPFQSVPPTVSQTPVIAATPVPTITANITSVPVPPAAAPPPPATPIVPVVPPTPPVVKKKGVKRKADTTTPTTSAITASRSESPPPLSDPKQAKVVARRESGGRPIKPPKKDLEDGEVPQHAGKKGKLSEHLRYCDSILREMLSKKHAAYAWPFYKPVDAEALELHDYHDIIKHPMDLSTVKRKMDGREYPDAQGFAADVRLMFSNCYKYNPPDHEVVAMARKLQDVFEMRFAKMPDEPVEAPPLPAPAAPVVSKGAESSRSSEESSSDSGSSDSEEERATRLAELQEQLKAVHEQLAALSQAPVNKPKKKKEKKEKKKDKEKEKEKHRVKAEEEKKAKVAPPAKQAQQKKAPAKKANSTTAAGRQLKKGGKQASASYDSEEEEEGLPMSYDEKRQLSLDINRLPGEKLGRVVHIIQSREPSLRDSNPDEIEIDFETLKPTTLRELERYVKSCLQKKQRKPFSASGKKQAAKSKEELAQEKKKELEKRLQDVSGQLSSSKKPARKEKPGSAPSGGPSRLSSSSSSESGSSSSSGSSSDSSDSE encoded by the exons ATGTCCACCACCACAACAGTCACCCCCGCGGGGATCCCGGCGGTCCCGGGCCCTGTGAACCCACCACCCCCAGAGGTCTCCAACCCCAGCAAGCCTGGCCGCAAGACCAACCAGCTGCAGTACATGCAGAACGTGGTGGTGAAGACGCTCTGGAAACACCAGTTTGCCTGGCCCTTCTACCAGCCCGTGGACGCAATCAAACTGAACCTGCCG gattatcataaaataataaaaaatccaaTGGATATGGGGACTATTAAGAAGAgactagaaaataattattactgGAGTGCAAGCGAATGTATGCAGGACTTCAACACCATGTTTACGAATTGTTACATTTATAACAAG CCCACAGACGATATAGTGCTAATGGCCCAAGCCTTAGAGAAAATTTTTCTGCAAAAAGTGGCTCAGATGCCCCAAGAGGAAGTTGAATTACTACCCCCTGCTCCAAAGGGCAAAGGCCGGAAGCCAGCTGCGGGAGCCCAGAGCACAG GTACGCAGCAAGTGGCGGCCGTGTCCTCTGTCTCCCCAGCGACTCCCTTTCAGAGCGTACCCCCCACTGTCTCCCAGACACCTGTCATCGCTGCCACCCCTGTACCAACCATCACTGCAAACATCACGTCGGTCCCAGTCCCCCCAGCTGCCgccccacctcctcctgccaCACCCATCGTCCCCGTGGTTCCTCCTACGCCACCCGTTGTCAAG AAAAAGGGCGTGAAGCGGAAAGCAGACACAACCACTCCCACGACGTCTGCCATCACTGCCAGCCGGAGCGAGTCGCCCCCGCCGTTGTCAGACCCCAAGCAGGCCAAAGTGGTGGCACGGCGGGAGAGTGGGGGCCGCCCCATTAAGCCTCCCAAGAAGGACTTGGAGGACGGCGAGGTGCCCCAGCATGCAGGCAAGAAGGGCAAGCTGTCTGAGCACCTGCGCTACTGCGACAGCATCCTCAGGGAGATGCTGTCCAAGAAGCACGCGGCCTACGCCTGGCCCTTCTATAAGCCGGTGGACGCCGAGGCCCTGGAGCTGCACGACTACCATGACATCATCAAGCACCCCATGGACCTCAGTACCGTGAAA AGGAAGATGGATGGCCGGGAGTACCCAGACGCACAGGGCTTTGCTGCCGACGTCCGGCTCATGTTCTCCAATTGCTACAAATACAATCCCCCAGACCATGAGGTGGTGGCCATGGCCCGGAAGCTCCAG GATGTGTTTGAGATGAGGTTTGCCAAGATGCCAGATGAGCCCGTGGAGGCACCGCCGCTGCCTGCCCCCGCAGCCCCCGTAGTGAGCAAGGGCGCCGAGAGCAGCCGCAGCAGTGAGGAGAGCTCTTCGGACTCGGGCAGCTCGGACTCGGAGGAGGAGCGAGCCACCAGGCTGGCAGAGCTGCAGGAGCAG CTGAAGGCCGTGCATGAGCAGCTGGCCGCCCTGTCTCAGGCCCCAGTAAACAAaccaaagaagaagaaggagaagaaggaaaagaagaaggacaaggagaaggagaaggagaagcacAGGGTGAAGGCCGAGGAAGAGAAGAAGGCCAAGGTGGCTCCACCTGCCAAGCAGGCTCAGCAGAAGAAGGCTCCTGCCAAGAAGGCCAACAGCACGACGGCAGCAGGCAG ACAGCTGAAGAAAGGCGGCAAGCAGGCATCCGCCTCCTACGACtcggaggaagaggaggagggcctGCCCATGAGCTACGATGAGAAGCGCCAGCTCAGCCTGGATATCAACAGGCTACCCGGGGAGAAGCTGGGCCGGGTGGTACACATCATCCAGTCTCGGGAGCCCTCGCTCAGGGACTCCAACCCTGACGAGATAGAAATTGACTTTGAGACTCTGAAACCCACCACTTTGCGGGAACTGGAGAGATATGTCAAGTCTTGTTTacagaaaaagcaaaggaaaccgTTCT CAGCAAGCGGGAAGAAGCAGGCAGCCAAGTCAAAAGAGGAGCTAGctcaggaaaagaagaaggagctGGAAAAGCGTCTGCAGGATGTCAGTGGGCAGCTGAGCAGCAGCAAGAAGCCCGCCCGGAAAG AGAAACCCGGCTCTGCACCCTCAGGGGGCCCTTCCAggctcagcagcagcagctcctcCGAGTCTGGGAGCAGCAGCTCCAGCGGGTCCAGCTCTGACAGCAGCGACTCAGAATGA
- the BRD3 gene encoding bromodomain-containing protein 3 isoform X2 — MSTTTTVTPAGIPAVPGPVNPPPPEVSNPSKPGRKTNQLQYMQNVVVKTLWKHQFAWPFYQPVDAIKLNLPDYHKIIKNPMDMGTIKKRLENNYYWSASECMQDFNTMFTNCYIYNKPTDDIVLMAQALEKIFLQKVAQMPQEEVELLPPAPKGKGRKPAAGAQSTGTQQVAAVSSVSPATPFQSVPPTVSQTPVIAATPVPTITANITSVPVPPAAAPPPPATPIVPVVPPTPPVVKKKGVKRKADTTTPTTSAITASRSESPPPLSDPKQAKVVARRESGGRPIKPPKKDLEDGEVPQHAGKKGKLSEHLRYCDSILREMLSKKHAAYAWPFYKPVDAEALELHDYHDIIKHPMDLSTVKRKMDGREYPDAQGFAADVRLMFSNCYKYNPPDHEVVAMARKLQDVFEMRFAKMPDEPVEAPPLPAPAAPVVSKGAESSRSSEESSSDSGSSDSEEERATRLAELQEQLKAVHEQLAALSQAPVNKPKKKKEKKEKKKDKEKEKEKHRVKAEEEKKAKVAPPAKQAQQKKAPAKKANSTTAAGRQLKKGGKQASASYDSEEEEEGLPMSYDEKRQLSLDINRLPGEKLGRVVHIIQSREPSLRDSNPDEIEIDFETLKPTTLRELERYVKSCLQKKQRKPFSSGKKQAAKSKEELAQEKKKELEKRLQDVSGQLSSSKKPARKEKPGSAPSGGPSRLSSSSSSESGSSSSSGSSSDSSDSE; from the exons ATGTCCACCACCACAACAGTCACCCCCGCGGGGATCCCGGCGGTCCCGGGCCCTGTGAACCCACCACCCCCAGAGGTCTCCAACCCCAGCAAGCCTGGCCGCAAGACCAACCAGCTGCAGTACATGCAGAACGTGGTGGTGAAGACGCTCTGGAAACACCAGTTTGCCTGGCCCTTCTACCAGCCCGTGGACGCAATCAAACTGAACCTGCCG gattatcataaaataataaaaaatccaaTGGATATGGGGACTATTAAGAAGAgactagaaaataattattactgGAGTGCAAGCGAATGTATGCAGGACTTCAACACCATGTTTACGAATTGTTACATTTATAACAAG CCCACAGACGATATAGTGCTAATGGCCCAAGCCTTAGAGAAAATTTTTCTGCAAAAAGTGGCTCAGATGCCCCAAGAGGAAGTTGAATTACTACCCCCTGCTCCAAAGGGCAAAGGCCGGAAGCCAGCTGCGGGAGCCCAGAGCACAG GTACGCAGCAAGTGGCGGCCGTGTCCTCTGTCTCCCCAGCGACTCCCTTTCAGAGCGTACCCCCCACTGTCTCCCAGACACCTGTCATCGCTGCCACCCCTGTACCAACCATCACTGCAAACATCACGTCGGTCCCAGTCCCCCCAGCTGCCgccccacctcctcctgccaCACCCATCGTCCCCGTGGTTCCTCCTACGCCACCCGTTGTCAAG AAAAAGGGCGTGAAGCGGAAAGCAGACACAACCACTCCCACGACGTCTGCCATCACTGCCAGCCGGAGCGAGTCGCCCCCGCCGTTGTCAGACCCCAAGCAGGCCAAAGTGGTGGCACGGCGGGAGAGTGGGGGCCGCCCCATTAAGCCTCCCAAGAAGGACTTGGAGGACGGCGAGGTGCCCCAGCATGCAGGCAAGAAGGGCAAGCTGTCTGAGCACCTGCGCTACTGCGACAGCATCCTCAGGGAGATGCTGTCCAAGAAGCACGCGGCCTACGCCTGGCCCTTCTATAAGCCGGTGGACGCCGAGGCCCTGGAGCTGCACGACTACCATGACATCATCAAGCACCCCATGGACCTCAGTACCGTGAAA AGGAAGATGGATGGCCGGGAGTACCCAGACGCACAGGGCTTTGCTGCCGACGTCCGGCTCATGTTCTCCAATTGCTACAAATACAATCCCCCAGACCATGAGGTGGTGGCCATGGCCCGGAAGCTCCAG GATGTGTTTGAGATGAGGTTTGCCAAGATGCCAGATGAGCCCGTGGAGGCACCGCCGCTGCCTGCCCCCGCAGCCCCCGTAGTGAGCAAGGGCGCCGAGAGCAGCCGCAGCAGTGAGGAGAGCTCTTCGGACTCGGGCAGCTCGGACTCGGAGGAGGAGCGAGCCACCAGGCTGGCAGAGCTGCAGGAGCAG CTGAAGGCCGTGCATGAGCAGCTGGCCGCCCTGTCTCAGGCCCCAGTAAACAAaccaaagaagaagaaggagaagaaggaaaagaagaaggacaaggagaaggagaaggagaagcacAGGGTGAAGGCCGAGGAAGAGAAGAAGGCCAAGGTGGCTCCACCTGCCAAGCAGGCTCAGCAGAAGAAGGCTCCTGCCAAGAAGGCCAACAGCACGACGGCAGCAGGCAG ACAGCTGAAGAAAGGCGGCAAGCAGGCATCCGCCTCCTACGACtcggaggaagaggaggagggcctGCCCATGAGCTACGATGAGAAGCGCCAGCTCAGCCTGGATATCAACAGGCTACCCGGGGAGAAGCTGGGCCGGGTGGTACACATCATCCAGTCTCGGGAGCCCTCGCTCAGGGACTCCAACCCTGACGAGATAGAAATTGACTTTGAGACTCTGAAACCCACCACTTTGCGGGAACTGGAGAGATATGTCAAGTCTTGTTTacagaaaaagcaaaggaaaccgTTCT CAAGCGGGAAGAAGCAGGCAGCCAAGTCAAAAGAGGAGCTAGctcaggaaaagaagaaggagctGGAAAAGCGTCTGCAGGATGTCAGTGGGCAGCTGAGCAGCAGCAAGAAGCCCGCCCGGAAAG AGAAACCCGGCTCTGCACCCTCAGGGGGCCCTTCCAggctcagcagcagcagctcctcCGAGTCTGGGAGCAGCAGCTCCAGCGGGTCCAGCTCTGACAGCAGCGACTCAGAATGA